In one Campylobacter insulaenigrae NCTC 12927 genomic region, the following are encoded:
- a CDS encoding bifunctional ADP-dependent NAD(P)H-hydrate dehydratase/NAD(P)H-hydrate epimerase — MIAICKNNTKFEQELYNKGLDELIMMENAGIELANFILKKSKKFKNAKILFLLGGGNNAADGLVAIRHLKNSKAYCFNYKQSELFQKQIQILKNTGYKFLKKEPKFKHFDIIIDCIFGSGLNKNLDENLQKTLLKVNRTKALKIACDCPSGIGFDICFKADFTLCMGVVKERLLEDFAKEYVGKIKLVPLGLQLKSFATQSFLLQAKDLKLIIRNVTSNKGNFGHIYVCASESAGTLTGLAALEFGAGLVSLIAKSSYSPLLMLKSNINKDASAVALGMGLENLEILKDEILKQIPLVLDANCFQSENLLLHLNRSDVIITPHPKEFTNLLRLCFNEEVKVEDIQKKRFFYVSKFSSVYDCVLVLKGANTIIAQKEKKYVINCGNEALAKGGSGDVLSGMIAALLGAKFSALEAAKNAVLAHALVAKKYNKNKNSFDALKLIKGLKCL; from the coding sequence ATGATAGCAATATGTAAAAATAATACTAAATTTGAGCAAGAGCTTTACAATAAAGGTTTAGATGAACTTATTATGATGGAAAATGCTGGGATTGAGCTTGCGAATTTTATTCTTAAGAAAAGTAAAAAATTTAAAAATGCAAAAATATTATTTTTGCTTGGCGGAGGGAATAATGCAGCAGATGGATTGGTTGCCATTAGACATCTTAAGAATTCTAAAGCTTATTGCTTCAATTATAAACAAAGTGAATTATTTCAAAAGCAAATTCAAATTTTAAAAAATACTGGATATAAATTTTTAAAAAAAGAACCAAAATTTAAACATTTTGACATTATTATAGATTGTATATTTGGAAGCGGATTAAATAAAAATTTGGATGAAAATTTACAAAAAACATTGCTCAAGGTTAATAGAACTAAAGCTTTAAAAATAGCATGTGATTGCCCTAGTGGAATAGGATTTGATATATGTTTTAAGGCAGATTTTACTTTGTGTATGGGTGTAGTTAAAGAGAGGTTATTGGAAGATTTTGCTAAAGAGTATGTAGGCAAGATAAAACTTGTGCCTTTAGGATTACAACTTAAATCATTTGCAACACAAAGTTTTTTACTTCAAGCAAAAGATTTAAAGCTTATAATTAGAAATGTGACTTCAAATAAAGGAAATTTTGGACATATTTATGTGTGTGCGAGTGAGAGTGCAGGTACCTTAACAGGGCTTGCTGCTTTAGAATTTGGAGCCGGTCTTGTGTCTTTGATAGCAAAGAGTAGTTATTCGCCATTGCTTATGTTAAAATCAAATATCAACAAAGACGCTAGTGCTGTTGCTTTAGGTATGGGACTTGAAAATTTGGAAATATTAAAAGATGAAATATTAAAACAAATTCCACTTGTGTTGGATGCAAATTGTTTTCAAAGTGAAAATCTACTTTTGCATTTAAATAGGAGCGATGTGATAATAACTCCTCATCCTAAGGAATTTACTAATCTTTTAAGATTGTGTTTTAATGAAGAAGTTAAAGTAGAAGATATTCAAAAAAAGCGCTTTTTTTATGTATCAAAATTTTCATCTGTGTATGATTGTGTGCTGGTGTTAAAAGGTGCTAATACTATAATAGCCCAAAAAGAAAAAAAATATGTAATCAATTGCGGTAACGAAGCGTTGGCAAAAGGTGGAAGCGGAGATGTGCTAAGTGGGATGATAGCAGCTTTACTTGGCGCTAAATTTAGTGCCTTAGAGGCAGCAAAAAATGCTGTTTTAGCTCATGCTTTGGTAGCTAAAAAATATAATAAAAACAAAAATAGTTTTGATGCTTTAAAGTTAATAAAAGGATTAAAATGCTTATAA
- a CDS encoding DNA recombination protein RmuC has translation MENILIALLSVLALSLIWLIYKIQKERAKFEILNQNYVLMQNQNDILEQEKQNLLEQKSKLIEEKMVILSKYEALEARFKEKEQNQKEFLNLHLQERSAIKEEYTRNLNQLEEKYKQNLLELKYEFEQNLQKQNTNILNQNKLMFNEDAKKILEEIFLPVKKSVKEYSEKLLQNETSLKTNIEHMFKFSQNMGENAEKLAKILKGDKKIRGNFAELQLKSVLENSGLIEGTQYKLQEKFKDDGKTYIPDAVVFLDKQKSIIIDAKFSLPNNFNFEELEGQTIKELAFNLKARIDELAKKPYTQFDKYTYEFVLLFIPYQNILDLILSIDVEIYQYAYKKKVYLTTPNTLFMALNTINISWKNIQSNENILKAFEELGKFHDKFAGLLDDFEKIKDNVRKLNTNIDSMQTKLTHGSGNIASRIVKLKDLGAKTQKLIQQEINNDSNM, from the coding sequence ATGGAAAATATTTTAATTGCTTTATTAAGTGTTTTAGCTTTATCTTTAATATGGCTTATTTATAAAATTCAAAAAGAAAGAGCAAAATTTGAAATTTTAAATCAAAACTATGTGTTGATGCAAAATCAAAATGATATTTTAGAGCAAGAAAAGCAAAATCTTTTAGAACAAAAATCTAAACTTATTGAAGAAAAAATGGTTATTTTGTCTAAATATGAAGCATTAGAAGCAAGATTTAAAGAAAAAGAACAAAATCAAAAAGAATTTTTAAATTTGCATTTACAAGAACGTAGTGCGATAAAAGAAGAATATACTAGGAATTTGAATCAGCTTGAAGAAAAATATAAACAAAATTTATTAGAATTAAAATATGAGTTTGAGCAAAATTTGCAAAAACAAAATACTAATATTTTAAATCAAAACAAGCTTATGTTTAATGAAGATGCAAAAAAAATATTAGAAGAAATTTTCCTACCTGTAAAAAAAAGTGTTAAAGAATATAGTGAAAAACTTTTGCAAAATGAGACAAGTTTAAAAACAAATATAGAGCATATGTTTAAGTTTAGTCAGAATATGGGAGAAAATGCTGAAAAATTAGCTAAAATTCTCAAAGGAGATAAAAAAATTCGTGGAAATTTTGCAGAATTACAACTTAAGTCCGTATTAGAAAATAGTGGTTTAATTGAAGGTACTCAATATAAATTACAAGAGAAATTTAAAGATGATGGTAAAACTTATATACCCGATGCTGTAGTTTTTTTGGATAAACAAAAAAGTATTATTATAGATGCTAAATTTTCTTTACCAAATAATTTTAATTTTGAAGAACTTGAAGGGCAAACTATTAAAGAACTTGCATTTAATTTAAAAGCAAGGATTGATGAATTAGCAAAGAAGCCTTATACGCAGTTTGATAAATATACTTATGAGTTTGTTTTGCTCTTTATACCTTATCAAAATATTTTAGACTTGATTTTAAGTATCGATGTTGAAATTTACCAGTATGCTTATAAAAAAAAGGTATATCTTACAACGCCTAATACACTTTTTATGGCGCTTAATACAATTAATATTTCATGGAAAAATATACAAAGCAATGAAAATATTTTGAAAGCATTTGAAGAACTTGGTAAATTTCATGATAAATTTGCTGGACTTTTAGATGATTTTGAAAAAATTAAAGATAATGTTAGAAAATTAAACACTAATATAGACAGTATGCAAACTAAATTAACCCACGGTAGTGGTAATATCGCTTCAAGAATAGTAAAACTTAAAGATCTTGGAGCTAAAACTCAAAAATTAATTCAACAAGAAATAAACAATGATAGCAATATGTAA
- a CDS encoding NYN domain-containing protein, producing MENKSIAVFIDAENIPSKYAKSIFDIASEYGEIVIKRIYGDWTQKNIQNWKDQIEQYSIIAMQQFNFIANKNSSDMYLITEIMSVFYEKKDIDIFVIVSSDSDYTSLIQKLKEAKKQVIGMGLKQAVKSYVNSFNEFFYLDKDNSKDKTIIDKEYIKDLINITETLIEEKGRAEYAQIRSNMNRKHANFTPQNFNFKNFRALVKELLPKMKQFKESNEKNIYFLEKVKG from the coding sequence ATGGAAAATAAAAGTATTGCTGTGTTTATCGATGCAGAGAATATTCCTTCAAAATATGCAAAATCTATTTTTGATATAGCTTCTGAATATGGTGAAATTGTAATTAAAAGAATTTATGGTGATTGGACACAGAAAAATATACAAAACTGGAAAGATCAAATTGAGCAATATTCTATTATTGCTATGCAGCAATTTAATTTTATTGCCAATAAAAATTCTAGTGATATGTATTTAATTACTGAAATTATGAGTGTTTTTTATGAAAAAAAAGATATAGATATTTTTGTAATTGTTTCAAGTGATAGTGATTATACAAGTTTAATCCAAAAGCTTAAAGAAGCTAAAAAACAAGTTATAGGTATGGGATTAAAACAGGCTGTAAAATCGTATGTAAACTCTTTTAATGAATTTTTTTATCTTGATAAAGATAATTCCAAGGATAAAACTATCATTGATAAAGAATATATCAAAGATTTGATCAATATTACAGAAACTCTTATAGAAGAAAAAGGTCGTGCAGAATATGCTCAAATAAGATCAAATATGAATAGAAAACATGCTAACTTTACCCCACAAAATTTTAATTTTAAAAATTTTAGAGCTTTGGTGAAAGAATTACTGCCAAAAATGAAACAGTTTAAAGAATCTAATGAAAAAAATATATATTTTCTTGAAAAAGTTAAAGGTTAG
- a CDS encoding YifB family Mg chelatase-like AAA ATPase, with translation MKKLKCASFSDQLDIIEVESTFTRGLPGFNIVGLPNSAIKESTERIKATLLSHNFSFPAQKITINLSPSDIPKNGSHFDLAIAILILFQKENLDDFFVFGELGLDGSIKSTARMFSLLLFLSSKIEYAKVVVPKSIALKASMVPNLQIYALENLTQAMDFFKNKNYENYSVKNAHPLFSKAIEIQGQKYIKNENFVHDFKDVKGQENAKFACMVAALGMHNILFEGSPGCGKSMCAKRISYIMPPQNLKEILSQNAYKSLNSLDDDLSANRIFRSPHHTSTRASIFGGGTKSAKIGEVALANGGVLFFDEFPHFSKQIIESLREPLEDYKILISRVNNKVVYETKFLFVCAQNPCPCGNLFSKNQTCRCQENEIKKYKNKISSPILDRLDLYVAMDEISYEDKSSFDSKKMSELVFEGFVFQKKRNQNEFNAKLNEEQVKKYCVLDIDAQEILNKAIVSYNLSQRGVNKTLKVARTIADLEQQEQISKSHLFKALSFRMRNL, from the coding sequence ATGAAGAAACTCAAATGCGCAAGTTTTTCTGATCAACTTGATATTATAGAAGTAGAATCAACATTTACACGAGGTTTACCTGGTTTTAATATAGTTGGCTTACCAAATTCAGCGATTAAAGAAAGCACAGAAAGAATTAAGGCAACTTTATTGAGTCACAATTTTTCTTTTCCAGCTCAAAAAATTACTATCAACCTTAGTCCCTCAGATATACCAAAAAATGGATCTCATTTTGATTTAGCTATAGCTATTTTAATTTTATTTCAAAAAGAAAATTTAGATGATTTTTTTGTTTTTGGAGAACTTGGTCTAGATGGAAGCATTAAAAGTACCGCTAGAATGTTTTCGTTATTACTTTTTTTGAGTTCTAAAATAGAATATGCGAAAGTGGTAGTTCCTAAATCTATAGCATTAAAAGCCTCAATGGTACCAAATTTGCAAATTTATGCTTTAGAAAATTTAACACAAGCTATGGATTTTTTCAAAAATAAAAATTATGAAAACTATAGTGTTAAAAATGCCCATCCTTTGTTTTCAAAAGCTATAGAGATTCAAGGACAAAAATATATCAAAAATGAAAATTTTGTACATGATTTTAAAGATGTTAAAGGACAAGAAAATGCCAAATTTGCTTGCATGGTAGCTGCCCTTGGCATGCATAATATTTTGTTCGAAGGTAGTCCAGGATGTGGTAAGAGTATGTGTGCTAAAAGAATTTCTTATATTATGCCACCTCAAAATTTAAAAGAAATTCTTTCTCAAAATGCTTATAAATCTTTAAATTCTTTAGATGATGATCTAAGTGCTAATAGAATTTTTAGAAGTCCACACCATACAAGTACTAGAGCAAGTATTTTTGGTGGTGGAACTAAAAGTGCTAAGATAGGAGAAGTAGCATTAGCAAATGGTGGAGTATTATTTTTTGATGAATTTCCACACTTTTCTAAACAAATTATAGAAAGTTTAAGAGAGCCGTTGGAAGATTATAAAATTTTGATTTCTAGAGTTAATAATAAAGTTGTTTATGAAACTAAATTTTTATTTGTATGTGCTCAAAATCCTTGTCCATGTGGAAATTTATTTTCCAAAAATCAAACATGTCGATGTCAAGAAAATGAAATAAAAAAATATAAAAATAAAATTTCTTCACCTATACTAGATAGACTTGATCTATATGTTGCTATGGATGAGATTTCATATGAAGATAAATCAAGTTTTGATTCTAAAAAAATGAGTGAATTAGTTTTTGAAGGATTTGTTTTTCAGAAAAAAAGAAATCAAAATGAATTTAATGCTAAATTAAATGAAGAACAAGTAAAAAAATACTGTGTGCTTGATATAGATGCTCAAGAAATTTTAAACAAAGCAATTGTTTCATACAATCTTTCTCAAAGAGGTGTGAATAAAACTTTGAAAGTTGCACGAACCATCGCTGATTTAGAACAACAAGAGCAAATTTCAAAATCTCATTTGTTTAAAGCTTTAAGTTTTAGAATGAGGAATTTATAG
- the def gene encoding peptide deformylase: MIREIITYPNPRLFLQSQEVKEFDEQLHILLDDMYETMIENKGVGLAAIQVDIPLRALLVDIGDEEGIQKDKQTLLEIINPIITALDDEVISCNEGCLSIPGFYENVMRYKNIRLDYQDRFGKKQSLNAHDFLAVAIQHEVDHLDGHLFIEKLSFLKRKKFDKEFKKKSKKS; the protein is encoded by the coding sequence ATGATAAGAGAAATAATTACCTATCCAAATCCTAGATTGTTTTTGCAATCACAAGAAGTAAAAGAATTTGATGAGCAATTGCATATTTTATTAGATGATATGTATGAAACTATGATAGAAAATAAAGGTGTAGGATTAGCAGCTATTCAAGTAGATATTCCTTTGAGAGCCTTGCTTGTAGATATTGGAGATGAAGAGGGTATACAAAAAGATAAACAAACACTTTTAGAAATTATAAATCCTATTATAACTGCCTTGGATGATGAGGTAATTTCATGTAATGAAGGTTGTTTAAGCATTCCTGGTTTTTATGAAAATGTGATGCGCTATAAAAATATAAGATTAGATTATCAAGATCGTTTTGGTAAAAAACAAAGTTTAAATGCCCATGATTTTTTGGCTGTAGCTATTCAACATGAAGTTGACCATTTGGATGGACATTTGTTTATAGAAAAGCTTTCTTTTTTGAAGCGTAAGAAATTTGACAAAGAATTTAAGAAAAAATCTAAAAAAAGCTAG
- a CDS encoding GGDEF domain-containing protein yields MLDDDLFADLNLHNDLSFVKEAPKIQKISGGEFEKFVKSILSELIKDNIPPTPTNYNVYFQKMLDGRPLTFKKKINEIMEFEQNDDDTRRANIEQEIKKSFSSTSTLVHYIAMIYKHLETMKSMLKKRNSELAVSTGNLSVSNVIHALEADLLRFSNILERYSDEIRENFDEVRQIYKQIEEQSDFDSKFGVYNKRYFLENLEKSIESNLKYGYHTTLLFFKVKDETLDQAYAQKDKIAFLKGICKIFAKNIPSGYTVAHYGNNVFATIMPHTNLDKAQEICDKFLESLENSNFFLADKEIQVDAQLAIGVVNKDSKSEELVDKCINALEDTRKDLTPFAIVER; encoded by the coding sequence ATGCTTGATGATGATTTATTTGCCGATTTAAATTTACACAATGATTTGTCTTTTGTAAAAGAAGCTCCAAAAATTCAAAAAATTAGTGGTGGAGAATTTGAGAAATTTGTAAAGTCTATTTTATCTGAGCTTATAAAAGATAATATACCTCCTACCCCTACTAATTATAATGTATATTTTCAAAAAATGTTAGATGGACGCCCTTTAACTTTTAAGAAAAAAATTAATGAAATTATGGAATTTGAACAAAATGATGATGATACAAGGCGTGCAAATATTGAGCAAGAAATAAAAAAAAGCTTTAGTTCAACATCTACACTGGTGCATTATATAGCAATGATTTATAAGCATCTTGAAACTATGAAAAGTATGTTAAAAAAGAGAAATTCTGAGCTTGCTGTGAGTACTGGGAATTTATCAGTATCTAATGTTATTCATGCTCTAGAAGCCGATCTTTTAAGATTTTCAAATATTTTAGAGCGATATTCTGATGAAATTAGAGAAAATTTTGATGAAGTAAGACAAATTTATAAACAAATAGAAGAACAAAGTGATTTTGACTCTAAATTTGGGGTTTATAATAAAAGATATTTTTTAGAAAATTTAGAAAAGAGCATAGAAAGTAATTTAAAATATGGTTATCACACTACTTTATTATTTTTTAAAGTAAAAGATGAAACTTTAGATCAAGCTTATGCTCAAAAAGACAAAATAGCGTTTTTAAAAGGTATTTGTAAGATTTTTGCTAAAAATATTCCTTCAGGTTATACTGTGGCCCATTATGGAAATAATGTCTTTGCAACGATTATGCCACATACAAATTTGGATAAAGCACAAGAAATTTGTGATAAATTTTTAGAATCATTAGAAAATTCAAATTTTTTTCTTGCTGATAAAGAAATTCAAGTTGATGCTCAGCTAGCAATAGGCGTAGTAAATAAAGATAGCAAAAGTGAAGAATTAGTTGATAAATGCATTAATGCCTTAGAAGATACAAGAAAAGACCTGACTCCTTTTGCAATAGTAGAAAGATAA